One segment of Mycolicibacterium sp. YH-1 DNA contains the following:
- a CDS encoding sensor histidine kinase, translating to MRLPLIALIALVVWIWEVDSWLPGVYTVVLGVYAAAAVTWVAIVLRGPVPRWADWASTTIDVLVIVVLCVVSGGATAALLPVFFLLPISVAFQDRPLLTGALGLLAAVGYLTAWIVYSKRDDHVGFPDIVYTQVGFLLWLAVAVTALCFFLARRQARVQALQEVRSQLVAEAMAADERHNREIAEHLHDGPLQNLLAARMEVDELRERSPDPALDVVYDALQETAAGLRSTVTQLHPQVLAQLGLEAAVRELLRQFASRGDYEVIADLEDVGKPVSQTLLHRAARELLTNIHKHANATTVTVTLRRIGDRVVLTIADDGTGFDPTRITDSVAAGHIGLGSLLARFEAMGGEMEIDSRTGVGTVVTVISPPEP from the coding sequence GCGGTCACCTGGGTTGCCATCGTGCTCCGCGGTCCGGTGCCGCGGTGGGCGGACTGGGCGTCCACCACGATCGACGTCTTGGTGATCGTCGTGCTGTGCGTCGTCTCCGGTGGCGCGACGGCGGCGCTGCTGCCGGTGTTCTTCCTGCTGCCGATCTCGGTGGCGTTCCAGGACCGCCCACTGCTGACCGGTGCGCTCGGCCTCTTGGCGGCGGTCGGCTACCTGACGGCGTGGATCGTCTACTCCAAACGCGACGATCACGTTGGCTTTCCCGACATCGTCTACACCCAGGTCGGGTTCCTGCTGTGGCTGGCGGTCGCGGTGACGGCACTGTGCTTCTTCCTGGCCCGCCGACAGGCGCGGGTGCAGGCGTTGCAGGAGGTGCGCAGTCAGCTGGTGGCCGAGGCGATGGCCGCCGACGAACGACACAACCGTGAGATCGCCGAGCACCTCCATGATGGGCCGCTACAGAATCTGCTGGCCGCGCGGATGGAGGTCGACGAGCTTCGGGAACGCAGCCCAGATCCCGCGCTGGACGTGGTCTACGACGCCCTGCAGGAGACCGCGGCGGGGCTGCGCTCCACCGTCACACAACTGCATCCGCAGGTATTGGCGCAGCTGGGGCTGGAGGCCGCCGTGCGGGAACTGTTGCGGCAGTTCGCCTCCCGCGGTGACTACGAGGTCATCGCCGACCTCGAGGACGTCGGCAAGCCGGTGTCGCAGACCCTTCTGCACCGGGCCGCGCGCGAACTGCTGACCAACATCCACAAACACGCCAACGCCACCACGGTGACGGTGACGCTGCGGCGCATCGGCGACCGGGTGGTGCTGACGATCGCCGATGACGGTACGGGTTTCGATCCGACGCGCATCACCGACAGCGTGGCCGCCGGGCACATCGGCTTGGGGTCGCTGCTCGCGCGGTTCGAGGCGATGGGTGGAGAGATGGAGATCGACTCGCGCACCGGTGTGGGAACGGTCGTCACCGTGATATCACCGCCCGAGCCCTGA